In one window of Candidatus Avedoeria danica DNA:
- a CDS encoding glycosyltransferase family 4 protein, with the protein MRLAIVTAAFHASDDDPFVPVWRDMVHALGVRADVVVFPLRLPAAGPPYTLDGARVVPLGHGMVRLRRSPAMWRSAVRAVVTDHSRRPFDAVLALQAGEPGFVAALIALRIGRPLQVHVAGGELVCHPALGYGSRCRWVERAQVRVALRRAAVVTTGCDAMAQRARSSVPAGRARRVRLAPLGIEPRTWGSIEPRVLPERFAARGTPVPRLLSVADLRPIKDHRLLIHAFARVAAQQPVTLDIVGAGETLAETRIIGRHLGVADRIRYWGRVPPGVRHIPFAQAHAFVHTSRHEAQGMALIEAAMLGLPIATTRVGVAESLPEGGRTLADVGDEDGLVRAIQRALDGATAPLARRAMGRAAVSATYDRDHCAARWIDLLAAASGRPCAVEQDEP; encoded by the coding sequence ATGCGGCTCGCGATCGTGACGGCCGCCTTTCACGCTTCGGACGACGACCCGTTCGTGCCGGTGTGGCGCGACATGGTCCATGCGTTGGGCGTTCGCGCCGACGTCGTCGTGTTCCCGCTGCGCTTGCCGGCGGCCGGCCCACCGTACACGTTGGACGGCGCGCGCGTCGTGCCGCTCGGCCATGGCATGGTGCGCCTGCGCCGCAGCCCGGCGATGTGGCGTTCGGCTGTGCGAGCCGTCGTGACAGACCACAGTCGGCGGCCGTTCGACGCCGTTCTCGCGCTGCAGGCGGGCGAGCCCGGCTTCGTCGCGGCCCTCATCGCCTTACGCATCGGGCGGCCGCTCCAGGTGCACGTCGCCGGGGGCGAGCTCGTCTGCCACCCCGCCCTGGGCTATGGGTCGCGCTGCCGCTGGGTCGAGCGCGCTCAGGTGAGGGTCGCGCTGCGGCGGGCTGCCGTCGTCACGACGGGCTGCGACGCGATGGCGCAGCGTGCCCGGTCGAGCGTACCGGCGGGCCGGGCGCGCCGGGTCCGGCTGGCGCCGCTCGGTATCGAACCGCGGACCTGGGGCTCGATCGAGCCACGCGTCCTGCCCGAGCGTTTCGCCGCGCGCGGCACACCCGTACCGCGGCTGCTCTCCGTGGCGGACCTTCGGCCGATCAAGGACCATCGCCTCTTGATCCACGCCTTCGCCCGCGTCGCCGCGCAGCAGCCGGTGACGCTGGATATCGTCGGCGCGGGCGAAACGCTGGCCGAGACGCGCATCATCGGCCGGCACCTCGGCGTCGCCGATCGGATTCGGTACTGGGGCCGCGTTCCGCCCGGTGTGCGGCACATCCCGTTTGCCCAAGCGCACGCCTTCGTCCACACCAGCCGCCACGAGGCGCAAGGCATGGCGCTGATCGAAGCGGCGATGCTGGGCCTACCGATCGCCACCACGCGGGTCGGCGTGGCCGAGTCGCTGCCGGAAGGCGGGCGCACGTTGGCCGACGTCGGCGACGAGGACGGCCTCGTGCGCGCGATCCAGCGGGCCTTGGACGGCGCAACGGCGCCCCTGGCTCGGCGGGCGATGGGACGCGCGGCGGTGTCCGCCACGTACGACCGGGATCACTGCGCTGCCCGCTGGATCGACCTCCTGGCGGCGGCGAGCGGGCGGCCCTGCGCGGTCGAACAAGACGAACCGTGA
- a CDS encoding glycosyltransferase family 4 protein: MTRRRLRVALVMPYYDPRVDGDPAVRLARFPTVPELAAELARLGFDVRAFHLSDRNAEARWSGVEHRFVATGWVRRAAARLLWRLSPRFTAPYYEPAFGLVRRVLLSRPDIVHVFGLNMDVNVWLLARAAAYRGIPLVAHFHGGVPAVDSLTRFLQRGSLRRMSRVLFTHAAQAQPWLTAGLRPDQVGVVIETSTCIPRLPRPRRADRTLSGNPACVLVGRLHPVKDPLTALTAFALLAEAVPSARLHVFSGSDAFGRRFPALVRSVPVLAGRVVFYDYTKPRDLAAVLADADLLLQASRREWSSLSVLEALATGVVPVVTDIPALRALTNDGRVGRLVPVGDARAMADAAIALAGNRAELERLSLAGRADFDARLSFRALAREVARTYGDVVADSASSVDVPSGRRTRRPSASTSPPAA; encoded by the coding sequence GTGACTCGGCGCCGGCTGCGGGTGGCCCTGGTCATGCCGTACTACGATCCGCGGGTCGACGGCGATCCGGCGGTGCGGCTCGCCCGATTCCCGACCGTGCCGGAGCTGGCGGCCGAGCTTGCGCGCCTCGGGTTCGACGTGCGGGCGTTCCACCTCTCCGATCGGAACGCGGAGGCGCGCTGGTCGGGTGTCGAGCACCGCTTCGTGGCCACCGGGTGGGTGCGACGGGCAGCCGCACGCCTGCTGTGGCGGCTCTCGCCGCGGTTCACGGCACCCTATTACGAGCCGGCGTTCGGGCTCGTGCGTCGCGTACTCCTGAGCCGGCCGGACATCGTCCACGTGTTTGGTCTGAACATGGACGTGAACGTGTGGCTCCTCGCGCGCGCCGCTGCGTACCGCGGCATACCCCTCGTCGCGCACTTCCACGGCGGCGTGCCGGCCGTCGACTCGTTGACCCGCTTCCTGCAGCGCGGCTCGCTTCGCCGGATGTCTCGCGTGCTCTTCACGCACGCGGCGCAAGCGCAGCCCTGGCTCACCGCAGGCTTGCGACCGGATCAAGTCGGGGTCGTGATCGAGACCTCGACGTGCATCCCGCGCCTGCCGCGACCTCGACGTGCGGATCGAACGCTGTCCGGCAACCCGGCGTGCGTCCTCGTCGGTCGGCTCCACCCCGTCAAGGATCCGCTGACCGCGCTGACCGCATTCGCCCTGCTCGCTGAAGCTGTGCCCTCGGCGCGCCTGCATGTGTTCAGCGGTTCGGATGCATTCGGCCGTCGGTTCCCTGCCCTTGTTCGTTCCGTGCCTGTTCTGGCTGGGCGTGTAGTCTTCTATGACTACACGAAACCGCGGGATTTGGCGGCTGTTCTGGCGGACGCCGACCTCCTGCTGCAGGCCAGCCGCCGGGAATGGTCGAGCTTGAGCGTGCTCGAGGCGCTGGCGACGGGCGTCGTGCCGGTTGTCACCGACATCCCCGCCCTACGCGCGCTCACGAACGACGGCCGCGTCGGCCGCCTGGTCCCGGTCGGCGACGCGCGGGCGATGGCCGACGCCGCGATCGCGTTGGCCGGGAACCGCGCCGAACTCGAGCGTCTGAGCCTGGCTGGTCGGGCGGACTTCGACGCGCGCCTGTCGTTTCGCGCGCTGGCGCGGGAGGTGGCGCGGACTTACGGCGACGTCGTGGCCGATTCGGCGTCCAGCGTGGACGTGCCGAGCGGGAGACGGACGCGGCGACCCTCCGCATCGACGTCGCCGCCGGCGGCGTGA